The region gaggaacctGCTCTGCTGTGCATCTCTTGAATAGTTGCAGTGAAAGGTTTTGAGAAGCACAGGGGACGAggcacaggaaaaaaaacaaaccttttgCTCATTGCTTAGTTACAGAAGACTAGCATGCTTCTCGTATACGTTCAGCTGATATGGGAATCTATGGTGCTCACTAGAAATTACAATAGACTGTGAGGGTCTGGATTCACAATTTGGAGACTAAAGGAAAAACGGCTGACATACATCATAGTGACATAAACCCAAACTGAGAACCGTTAAAGTCACAGCCGTGGTCTCGAAGTCTTTCTTTTGCCAGGGGAACTGTTCAAATCATCTGTAAATGTGATCCTGAAGTAAACAGTTTATTCTCTGACAGAACGGATATGAGCGTCTGACCTTGTTGTTGCGGTAAAGCATGTTGCCTGCGAGACACTCGTCCTTGTTGCTGAAGCTCAAATCTAGGTGACTGTTCCTACGGCAGCAGGCCTCGGGCACCATATCACTGGGGTTGAGGACACGGAAGAGGCTGCCCTCAAAGTCCTCAGGACTGTTCACACCACAGCAATCAAACTAGACAAAGgatggaaaacacatttagaTATGCATTGCTTTACGTTAATATAAATATGGAacaattactttaaaataaaatcactgaTGATGAATCATTTCTATTTACTGTTTAACTCTATGGGACTGAGAGTGAAGTATAAAAGtctaatattattataatattgttaaatattattaacACGCCCTCACCAACTAAGACGTGCAAAGCTCCTGTTAAACTTTGCAGGACATGGAGACGAGGGAACAATGAGGAGCCATAAGGGAGCCTCAGGGAGCTCATCCACTTTGTAATCTATATTTTCTATATAGTTATTTatactatatttattttttgagtcCAAACGTAACACACAGTGGAACACAATGCAACATTTTGaacaccccccaaaaaaacaaaagacattttatggattttgtgtaaatatgtcCTCTGCAAGcaacaaaattaaatatataatttctGTAATTCACAGtgaacaatttctgtttatttgtggagTTTAACGTGTTGAATATAAGTAAAACGTCAAATATCGAATGTGCTATACGCCACGtcttatgttttatgttaaattcagcacacAAACAGTAACTGCAGTAAAAGGTGCAGGAGTGAGTTCTCTGTACAGAACGTGTGACTTCTGACctggggtgccaaaacttttacaATTGACTGTACATAACCGTGATAATTGTTCTGTCTGGCTTAAGTGTTAACAGTTGGGACTCTAACGAGTTCCACTTCTTTTTGTTGCTGCCAGCTGTGTTTGCCTATTAGCTGCGGGCATGTATATCAGGTGCTGTAAATCAAATGCTGTAGTTTTGTAATAAATATGTACTGAACTATTTTATTACACTTGCTTATAAAGAGCTCGATATTTTTTTGGGGGtctgaaaagggaaaaaagattTCAGGGCAAGTTCCACTGCTCAAGTCTACATCTGCGTTGACTCAAACCTTTGCCCCTCCAAGGGGTCATCTAACTTCGCTTATACTAATACACCGATGGTGCAGCACTTAAGAAGGCATAAGGGATTCCTCAGAGGTGAACTGGTGAGGTCAAATCGATGCAGGTGACGTTAAGAAGCGTACTGAAACACTATGGCTAGTCCTAGTTGGTCCCCTAACGGACATAACGTGCTGCTTTGAGCATTCAGGCAGTGAAACTGACCAAAGAGCAAACGTACTGTGTTCATTATGGCATTCCATGTGGTGGTGAAGACGTCAGTAGCGTTGAGGCCTTGATAGTGTTTCCTCAGTTCCTTTGTAAAGTGCTCTTTGGTCAGCTGCGTGCAGAAAGATGGAAATGGAGTGACAGCATCAACACAACGCCACAAGCCAGTTTGCAATTGCTAGAAAAATCAGAGAGACACTCACATGCTCCCGGAAAATAAAGGCCAGTATGGCAGCAGCCAGCTCTGCTAGAAATATGATGAGGATGAACATGAAGAACTGCagagacaaaaaagacaaacgTGTCACAGTTCCAATCTAAACTGGTCCTGAATGTCTCGAATACGCTTTCAAGGCAAACCTCACTTACtataacaaacacacatggaactctgatatacacacacacacacacacacacacacacacacacacacacacacacacacaaacgcggCCACCTACAAAGAGCAGCAGACACTTGTTCTCTCTTATGGCTCCACAGCAGCCCAGAAAGCCCAGCAGGAACAGCATGCCGCCCATAGCTAGTATGATGTGGACTCCAGTGAAGAGGAGGGGGTTGGTAGCCACAATCTCTCTAAAGTCTGTGGGGTCCACCAGCACCCATATCCCGACTCCAAGGAGAAAGGACCCTCCCAGctgagagaggggcagagaaaAAGTGTTCATTGTTGACCATCTGTCACAGCTTCTGGCGAAATATTGCGCCCTGATAATATCCAGAGGCGTTTGATCATAGCTTCCTCAGCTTAATTtcttctgaatgactgtttactgtAGAACGTGTATTGCGGTCTCTACAGGAGGCATGAAAACAATACCCCATGCACATCATCTCAATAACAGCAACGCTGGCTTCTGCTGCTAAAGATGTTAATATCTCCTTTCCAGGTTACAGGAAGCACTTAAACCAGCAGACAGCACCCAGGAAGAAGAGAGAATTAGAAAATAAGTGGTAGATATGTGCtgatattaaaaaaagtttttcatgATATCATCATATTGtagtcagaacaaaactaaagcaCAGCCCCAGGCAGCAATCTGCAGGCTTCGAGCACCAAGAGGCCAATAAGGCCAATGTGTCAGCCTCTGGCTGTAGAAGACACACAGATGATGCCTGGATTTTTCAGAAAGGCCTCTAGTTCATGTAAGTAATCACTAAAGGAGATGTCCACAAAGGTTTATACAGATCCAtctgggaatcaaacccaggacCTGACTCTTTCATGGTAAACCACAAGCAGCCCAATGTGGCGCTGctattttttaaacatcataAAATGTGATATAATTGATAACTGAATAATAGACTTATAAATAGATAATGAGATAATAGAGCTGAGTATTAATTAAGCATATCCCCTCCATGAGTCGTTCTGTATATGTTGTCAGGCAATCGCTGATGAATTCAGAGACTGTGATTTATTCCAGTCTTGCAGACAAACTTAAAAGATTTTCTCAACATTGCTGATAATTTTGTGAACTTTCTGTGAacttttcattaaatatttgcCACAGTTTACGTCTCTTGATGTGTTTGGAACTGTTTTTTAATCTTGGGGAGAAAATGTTTTAGACTGCTGGATTAAGCACTGCAGGGGCCACTAAGGCTGATTCAAACTCCAGAGGCTTCCTCGGCTGAttattgtgtatgtatgtatgaaattGAGTATCACTGGTGGATGTAAAGCCCGTTCTATAAGCTTGGCCAGACTGATTGAACCAATTCATGCAGCCATATTGTGcttaaaaggaaagaaatgaagaTAATTACGACAATACGATTTAACCTTGATTTAAGACCAAATCTGAGAggatttaattaaaatgtaaggACTAgtatgaaagaaaataaaaacacttcaaattTTGAGGAATTCCCAAAAAATAACAGTTTCTTTAAAAGACTTGTATTTGCAAAATTGTCACTCAGTTGAATACAAGCCGAAATGTTTCTTTGCCACAAGGCAGATGCAGCAAAGCTTGTGATTGTTCTGCAATTTTGTTTGCGATCGATTTGCAGTTCCTGCTTACTCCCTGCAGAGACAGCAAGACCTCAATCTGTGAAATAAATGGGTTTGAGTAAAATTACAGGACTGCCTTTGAAATTTTAGAACAAGTGTTTGCAGAGTTTTAGGTCTAAATAAGATCTGCAGTTTGACATGGTTATAATTTCCTTACCTTACTTTTAGAAAAAAGACACTAGACTCAAAAAAAGCTTTCTCAACTGACATGCAAGTGAAATTTGATTACAGTCAGACCATCACTAATGGATTTCTAGCCCCTCAGTCAGAATAAGCCAGGCGGGATGTACTGATTTATATCCTGCAGCCATACTGTAAATAATGCCACAATGCAAGAGCTTTAAAAATCATTCTTAAATGTTGATTTGCTAGAAAACAACTGAGGCTTTTAAGActtgtatttgctgaattttcaGGTTCAGTGGAAAACAAAGCATTCAGAAACTTTCTGTGCcatgaaattttatttttattattgacgTTGGACATCTAGTTCCTATCGCCacctctgtgaacaattctaactaACTTTGAATACTCCCTGCACAAACACCAAGTAAAGCACGGTGTGACAGCGCAGTGAACCTAGAGCTCATCTAAAACTCTCTGCTGGAACTGCAACTTAAAGTAAAATGCAGTCATAGTTTTTTCTGTGTGTCCCATTAGCAAAACTACGCGTGTTGAAAATCATGACATACACTCTTAATATCAACACACATCTACATAAAAATTctcacacattcagtgatgggCAGTGCAAGAGCACAGCCTCTGCGGTAAAACAGTGGGGTTTGGAAAGCTGTGCTGCTTCTGCCGTTTCTGCTTCCTGCAATCTTCACGAATGGAACCCTACATCCCTGCACCTCCctccaaccacacacaccagccccCATCCCAACCAACAAAAAAAGGCTTGGGTAGAGGCCAGGATGAAGATAAAACAGCTGGAGGGAttaatgtatgcatgtgtgtgtgtcttctgaGATAAGAGctccatgcacacacacacacacacaccttaccCCATCTCTCCCGCTCCCATGAGCCAGATTTGGAAATCTTTTCATGGACGGCATTAGCAATCCGTCAGTCTGTCAGGCTGAGGCTTCTTTAGCAGGCACTAATTTAAACCATCAACGGCGGTTTGATAAAGCTTGACTATATCAGCACGTGGCTGTCTAACAAACAACAGCACAGCTTTGAGCTAGTAATTCAGGTTAGGCTGTGTTTCTGGAAGAAATACCAGTTTGTAATTGTATGAAAACCAAAGGGTCCATGTTAACAAGACGGTTATCCATGTAGCTTGACTGGCTCTCAGTATCTCTGCTGTTACAAGATTATCCAAGGAGATTCTTCAGATGCTTTCCACAAATTTGAGCCTAATTAAATTGCACAGGAAGCATATCACAAAAAACCCTCACCTGGGACTGTCACAATTATCACAATCACATACTTGCAATATTTTCCATAATTGTTAACTTGCACAATTCCATTTTTCATCAGTGCATCAATGGGTCTTAATAAACCAAGCAAATGCCTCACTTCTGACCGGTGCTGTAAAGCTTTAGAGAGCAGCACAGAGCAACGTTTGTTTTCCTGAGCTTGAGCTGCATTTATCCTTAGTTGGAAGACATTAAGCATCAACATACCATGATAAAAACAACAATTACATCGTTAATCACAATTACTTACATGACAATTAATGCTCAGATAAAATTGACTGATCATGATTGAATTTAAATGTTACTGAAATCTCTTTCACCTGCAGCAAACCGTTCTGCACTGCATTTATACaatataatcatcatcataTCGCAGCAATAGGAGTCAAAACAATTCTCTTTCTACTACATAATGAGGACCATTGTTCTACAATTCACAGGAGAAAGCAAAGTTCAGAAATGGAGAATTACACAAACTGTATTCAGCTGCTGTAGCTGGAATGTCACACTCCAGCTTTGTTTCTGTAAACACTCTATTAAAGCTATAAAATATATAGTTATAAAGTACACAAAAGGCCTTTTCTCTCAAATATTCTTCACAAATGTGTCTGAATCTGTTAGTGAGCGCTTCTCCTCTGCCGAGATAATCCATCCGCCTCACAGGGCACATCAAGATCCTGATTAGACGGCATGATTATTGCACAGGTGTGCCTTAAGCTGGCCACAGTAAAGGCCACTCTAAAACGCTCACATTCAATGGCGTCTGGCACGTTGGAGAGGTCTTCTCTTCCCGGATGAATCCCGGTTTTCACTGTAGAAGGCAGATGTAGGACTGCGTCTATGGCATCGTGTGGGTGAGCGGTTTGCTGATGTCAGCGTTGTGAATCGAGTGGCCCATGGCGGCGGTGGGGTTATGGTATGGGAAGGTGTATGTTATGGACCACGAACACAGGTGCATTTTATTGATGGCATTCTGAAGGCCAGTGATACCGTGACGAGATCCTGAGGCCCACTGCTGTGCCATTCATCCACGGCCATCACCTCCTGTTGCAGCATGATGATGCTCGGCCCCATGTTGCAAGGATCCCGATTCCTGGAAGCTGAAAACATCCCAGTTCTTGCATGGCCAGCATCCTCACCGGACAGGTCACCCATTGAGCATGTTTGGGATGCTCTGGATCGGCGTATACGGCAGCGTGTTCCAGTACCTGCAATATCCAGCAACTTCGCACAGCCATTGGAGAGGAGTGGACCGACAGTCCACAGGCCACAATCAACAACCTGatcaactcatttacatttacagcatttagcagacgctcttatccagagagacttacaagaagtgctttgtcaatctagagaaagtatctctgctagttaccagtaggttagagagagagacggtcctgagctcagatactgatagaaacacagtcactgatacagagagaaaaggagcagagctgagcacagaactctgtgccattcaatgcaatacaataacaataagatacaatacaataaataaaataagtgcaggttatagttcaatgctcatccCAACTCAAAGGAGATGTGCTGCACTGCGTGAGGCAAATGgtggtcacaccagatactgactGGTTTTCTGACCCCCCCGGACCCCCCAATACAGtaaaactgcacatttcagAGTGGCCTTTTACTGTGGCCAGCTTAAGGCACACCTGTGCAATAATCATGCCGTCTAATCAGGATCTTGATGTGACCTGTGAGGCGGATGGATTATCTCGGCAGAGGAGAAGCGCTCACTAACAGATTCAGACACATTTGTGAAGAATATTTGAGAGAAAAGGCCTTTTGTGTACAGAGAAAAAGTCTCAGATCTttgagttcagctcatgaaaaatgggaggaaaaacaaaagtagtgtttatatttttgttcagtgtataAACAGTATCGCACCACAAATTCACAATTTTAGCATCTTCTTACTAAAAGTGACAGACGGTAAGTTTACAGGGGAAAATGATTGAATGCTGGTGCTGCTCAGTGAGGGACACAAAGCAGAAGGATAAATACTCACAAAGATGAGGAAGTTAAAGACAAACATGAGATACTTGATGCAGCTGAGGCAATCTCCCTCCATGCTGGTCTCTCTTGCTGAAGCCTCCCCAAGACCCTTCGGGGGGGAAAAGCATGACTTGTAAATGAACTCATCCTAAAGCAGATACTCAGATAAACATACAAAACGTTCAGTTGAACAAGCAGTAGAAATGGTACAAAACAAGACGACACACCAACAGCTACGACAGTCTCTGGTGAATTTGAGGACTTTCATAGCTGTTTACTCAAATATGCAAAAGTGAATCACTGGAATTTTCAGGAAGAAACGGTCCTGAACCTCAAACCACAGGacttgaaaatgtgtctttttcAGTGTAATTGAATGACAGAAGCTCCTTCTGCTGCAGAGCACCTGCTCTGTCCAATAAAACACTCAGTGAGATGAAGGCCTTTCAGAGCACCACTTTACTTAAATGAACCAGGGCCCTTTTCATTACTTTGAGGGGCTGCTGTCCTGAACTGACACAACCGCCTGCCGCAATGCAACACCACCAAAGCCTAATTACACTGAAGAATCAGTTTCAAACTGACCAAAGCAGTCACCTCGAAATGGTTACGGAACCTAATTGTACTTTCACCATGTTCATAACCAGCCTATCTAAAAGCCATGTTAAATGTTCTTTCTCTACACGGTACTGAAATATATTGGGTTCTCCTTTCTCAGTTTTGGTTCCTGTCTAGGTGTTTCTGTTTGCCTAGTTTGCTTGTTCCTGATCCCAGATCTCTGTAAAGCACGGAATGTAGGAATGTATAAAACACAATGTGAATAAAACTGAAGTTAAACTGTAATGGTGACTGAATGGTGGCATACCATGTATTaaaacacacagatatacaaacaacttgagagagagagagagagagagagagagagagagggagggggggggggcacagagagagagagagagagagagagagagagagagagagagaaagagagagagagagagagagagagagagagagagagagaggggggggggggcagagagagagagagagagagagagagagagagagacagagagacagagagagagagagagagagagagacagagagacagagagagagagagagagaaagagagagagagggggggagacagagagagagagagagaaagagagagagagagagagagagagagagagggagagagagaaagagagacagagagagagacagagagagagagagagagagagagagagagagagagagagagagagagagagagagagagggagagagagagacagagagggagagagagagagagagagagagagggagagagggagagagagagagagggagagagggagagagagagacagagagagagagggagagcgagag is a window of Pygocentrus nattereri isolate fPygNat1 chromosome 7, fPygNat1.pri, whole genome shotgun sequence DNA encoding:
- the tspan18b gene encoding tetraspanin-18b, whose protein sequence is MGLGEASARETSMEGDCLSCIKYLMFVFNFLIFLGGSFLLGVGIWVLVDPTDFREIVATNPLLFTGVHIILAMGGMLFLLGFLGCCGAIRENKCLLLFFFMFILIIFLAELAAAILAFIFREHLTKEHFTKELRKHYQGLNATDVFTTTWNAIMNTFDCCGVNSPEDFEGSLFRVLNPSDMVPEACCRRNSHLDLSFSNKDECLAGNMLYRNNKGCYSSVVDYFEMYIYVAGALAIVLLTIELFAMVFAMCLFKGIQ